A single genomic interval of Saccharothrix saharensis harbors:
- a CDS encoding DUF1330 domain-containing protein — MAVDPRGADLKRLLAEDPGGPVVMLNLLRFAEGGRASYEEYARHLRETFLPRYGGEVLYAGTGSTVLAAEDGQSWDAVVVVRYPDRAAFGRMVADPEYQEVTHLRTRALSEAVLQATVPWG; from the coding sequence ATGGCTGTCGATCCCCGTGGCGCGGACCTGAAGCGACTGCTGGCCGAGGACCCGGGCGGTCCCGTGGTCATGCTCAACCTGCTCCGGTTCGCGGAGGGCGGGCGGGCGTCGTACGAGGAGTACGCGCGGCACCTGCGCGAGACGTTCCTGCCCCGGTACGGCGGGGAGGTCCTCTACGCGGGCACGGGCTCCACCGTGCTGGCCGCGGAAGACGGGCAGAGCTGGGACGCGGTGGTGGTCGTCCGCTACCCGGACCGTGCCGCGTTCGGCCGCATGGTCGCCGACCCGGAGTACCAGGAGGTCACGCACCTGCGCACGCGGGCGCTGAGCGAGGCGGTGCTCCAGGCGACGGTCCCGTGGGGCTGA
- a CDS encoding sigma-70 family RNA polymerase sigma factor → MTFPNVTDPDDEVTRWALRAARSGDRAALERFVRATQRDVWRFIAHLADVDVADDLAQETYARALASLRRFAGRSSARTWLLSIARRVVVDQIRMARSRPRLSPGADWERAADRRPVESGFEGVVELTVLLDALDPDRREALVLTQVLGLSYAEAAEIAGCPIGTIRSRVARAREDLVRATGRSDATEAG, encoded by the coding sequence GTGACCTTCCCCAACGTGACCGACCCCGACGACGAGGTGACGCGCTGGGCGTTGCGGGCGGCCCGGTCCGGCGACCGGGCCGCGCTGGAGCGGTTCGTGCGGGCGACCCAGCGGGACGTGTGGCGGTTCATCGCCCACCTCGCCGACGTCGACGTGGCCGACGACCTGGCCCAGGAGACCTACGCGCGTGCCTTGGCGAGCCTGCGCCGGTTCGCCGGTCGGTCGTCGGCCCGCACCTGGCTGCTGTCGATCGCCCGCCGGGTGGTCGTCGACCAGATCCGGATGGCGCGGTCGCGGCCCCGGCTGTCGCCCGGCGCGGACTGGGAGCGCGCGGCGGACCGGCGGCCGGTCGAGTCCGGGTTCGAGGGCGTGGTCGAGCTGACCGTGCTGCTGGACGCGTTGGACCCCGACCGCCGGGAGGCCTTGGTGCTCACCCAGGTGCTCGGCCTGTCCTACGCGGAGGCGGCGGAGATCGCGGGCTGCCCGATCGGCACGATCCGGTCGCGGGTCGCGCGGGCGCGGGAGGACCTCGTGCGCGCCACCGGCCGGTCCGACGCCACCGAGGCCGGCTGA
- a CDS encoding serine hydrolase yields the protein MTTEVLRAARAALDDAGLRGSFLVRDLDTGAEIGLDADVEYPAASLVKVPLAIATLERVERGELDAATPVVVPPGRVGAPGPIGLPKFRHPATIAVDDLLYLSVAISDSTAADALFALTPPAAVAAELRRLGYDGIAVRHLMRDLVDTPAERFTPAEGHLAHSLAITAATEGRGHPVTQLDISRANAGSARAFVDLLQGLWRPTTIRPAVAERVRELMGDNVVRHRLAPDFGSDASRWSSKTGTLLNLRHEVGVVEHADGQVFAVAALTGSRVPAVVQPGAEASMAHVARTLRDHLRSR from the coding sequence GTGACGACGGAGGTGCTGCGTGCCGCGCGGGCGGCGCTGGACGACGCGGGCCTGCGCGGGTCGTTCCTGGTGCGCGACCTGGACACCGGCGCGGAGATCGGCTTGGACGCCGACGTCGAGTACCCGGCGGCGTCGCTGGTGAAGGTGCCGCTCGCGATCGCCACGCTGGAACGCGTCGAGCGGGGCGAGCTCGACGCCGCCACGCCGGTCGTGGTGCCGCCCGGTCGGGTCGGCGCACCGGGGCCGATCGGGCTGCCCAAGTTCCGCCACCCCGCCACGATCGCCGTGGACGACCTGCTCTACCTGAGCGTCGCGATCAGCGACAGCACCGCCGCCGACGCCCTGTTCGCCCTCACCCCGCCCGCCGCGGTCGCCGCCGAGCTGCGCCGGCTCGGCTACGACGGCATCGCCGTGCGCCACCTCATGCGCGACCTCGTCGACACGCCCGCCGAGCGGTTCACCCCGGCCGAGGGGCACCTCGCGCACTCGTTGGCCATCACGGCGGCGACCGAGGGCCGCGGGCATCCGGTGACCCAGCTCGACATCAGCCGGGCGAACGCCGGCTCCGCCCGCGCGTTCGTCGACCTGCTGCAGGGCCTGTGGCGGCCGACCACGATCCGGCCCGCGGTCGCCGAACGGGTGCGCGAGCTGATGGGCGACAACGTGGTGCGGCACCGGCTCGCCCCGGACTTCGGCTCGGACGCGTCGCGCTGGTCGTCCAAGACCGGCACCCTGCTCAACCTCCGGCACGAGGTCGGGGTGGTCGAGCACGCGGACGGCCAGGTGTTCGCGGTCGCCGCGCTCACCGGGTCACGGGTGCCGGCCGTGGTGCAGCCGGGCGCGGAGGCGTCGATGGCGCACGTCGCCCGCACGCTGCGCGACCACCTGCGGTCCCGGTGA
- a CDS encoding zf-HC2 domain-containing protein, which translates to MDCPTCREALSARLDGEDEPVPAADVDAHVAQCADCSTWLVRAQALTRTIRVRPAQSSPDLVATVLADAPPRHVALVPRLALAAVAITQLWLALAQLLAGATSPPAHDETMAGHLFNEGAAWNLALGIGLLVAAVHAHRAAGLLPTLGGFVAVLAAFSAHDLFTGTATAARVLSHLPLVAGLVLLCLVHRAHRDQPTPGTPARHDHDEHDGTGEPDDHRPPRAEKRGRGGLRPTARHRAA; encoded by the coding sequence GTGGACTGCCCAACCTGCCGTGAAGCGCTGTCCGCGCGCCTCGACGGTGAAGACGAGCCCGTGCCCGCCGCCGACGTGGACGCGCACGTGGCGCAGTGCGCCGACTGCTCGACGTGGCTCGTCCGGGCGCAGGCGCTGACCAGGACGATCCGGGTCCGCCCGGCGCAGTCCTCGCCGGACCTGGTCGCGACCGTGCTGGCGGACGCGCCGCCGCGCCACGTCGCCCTGGTGCCGCGCCTGGCGCTGGCCGCCGTGGCGATCACCCAGCTGTGGCTGGCGCTGGCCCAACTGCTCGCCGGGGCGACCTCGCCGCCCGCGCACGACGAGACCATGGCCGGTCACCTGTTCAACGAGGGCGCGGCGTGGAACCTGGCGCTGGGCATCGGTCTGCTGGTCGCCGCCGTGCACGCGCACCGCGCCGCCGGGCTGCTGCCCACGCTCGGCGGGTTCGTCGCGGTGCTCGCCGCGTTCTCCGCGCACGACCTGTTCACCGGCACCGCGACGGCGGCCCGCGTGCTGTCCCACCTGCCGCTGGTGGCCGGGCTCGTGCTGCTGTGCCTGGTCCACCGCGCGCACCGCGACCAGCCCACGCCGGGCACACCGGCCCGGCACGATCACGACGAGCACGACGGCACGGGCGAGCCCGACGACCACCGCCCGCCGCGGGCGGAGAAGCGCGGCCGGGGCGGTCTGCGGCCGACGGCCCGGCACCGCGCCGCCTGA
- a CDS encoding D-alanyl-D-alanine carboxypeptidase family protein, which yields MSNGLRRTVVGVLLAVLVAVASLGALGAMDRVTLVHQPLPGRPLAIVEEVPGPDTGPACALDGRYVDEQPDGLRPDVLEAWRRLRSAADARGVGLCLNDGKRSTGQQRREFEDAVRRFGTAELAARYVLPPEKSMHVKGIAVDVQPLESAAWVERNGPALGWCRRYLNEEWHFEHDPAWATAGCPPMLPSASGG from the coding sequence ATGTCGAACGGGCTCAGGCGCACGGTGGTCGGCGTGCTGCTCGCCGTGCTGGTGGCCGTGGCGTCCCTGGGGGCGCTGGGTGCGATGGACCGGGTGACCCTCGTCCACCAACCCCTCCCGGGACGTCCGCTGGCGATCGTGGAGGAGGTCCCGGGCCCGGACACCGGCCCGGCCTGCGCGCTGGACGGGCGTTACGTCGACGAGCAGCCCGACGGCCTGCGCCCGGACGTGCTGGAGGCCTGGCGACGCCTGCGGTCCGCGGCGGACGCGCGGGGCGTCGGGCTGTGCCTGAACGACGGCAAGCGCAGCACCGGCCAGCAGCGCCGGGAGTTCGAGGACGCCGTGCGACGGTTCGGCACGGCGGAACTCGCCGCCCGGTACGTGCTGCCGCCCGAGAAGTCGATGCACGTCAAGGGCATCGCGGTGGACGTGCAGCCGCTGGAGTCGGCGGCCTGGGTGGAGCGCAACGGCCCCGCGCTGGGCTGGTGCCGCCGCTACCTCAACGAGGAGTGGCACTTCGAGCACGACCCCGCGTGGGCGACCGCCGGCTGCCCACCCATGCTGCCCAGCGCGAGCGGCGGCTGA
- a CDS encoding MFS transporter, translating into MRAEVRSGAPLLRDAAFLRLWTGATASGLATWALPFVLGFAVLERSLTAGGLGVVLAARTVGFLVAVPVAGVLADRHPRRRVVAWSGAVAGLATPLLAVGLGRSVVLVAAAAAVVGAGQGACRPAFQALTAEVVAEERRRRANAAMTVAVRVTTLVAPGLTALLALVVDTPVLVVGTAVLWWVAALVPPSGAAVVPVVRRRFAAEFVDGLREARRHPWFVAGLGALTAVIATGYSATGVVLPLVSRDRYGTGAVLAAATTAYAVGALGGAVVAARRRSRAQGWTALAGLACYGFVPLALLLPVHAVVVVAAYAVAGAGIELFNVPWFTATQREVEPAKLARVSSLDFLLSYGLAPVGLALIAPAVAGFGADVVLAVCAVVCFAAPAAAAFVPSSKDFR; encoded by the coding sequence GTGCGCGCTGAGGTCCGGTCGGGCGCCCCGCTGCTGCGCGACGCGGCGTTCCTGCGGCTGTGGACCGGCGCGACCGCGTCCGGGTTGGCCACGTGGGCGTTGCCGTTCGTGCTCGGGTTCGCGGTGCTGGAGCGGTCGCTGACCGCCGGCGGGCTGGGTGTCGTGCTGGCCGCCCGGACGGTCGGGTTCCTGGTCGCCGTGCCGGTCGCCGGTGTGCTGGCCGACCGCCACCCCCGGCGGCGGGTGGTGGCGTGGTCGGGTGCGGTGGCCGGGCTCGCCACGCCGTTGCTCGCGGTCGGGTTGGGGCGCTCGGTCGTGCTGGTGGCCGCGGCGGCGGCCGTGGTCGGTGCCGGGCAGGGCGCGTGCCGCCCGGCGTTCCAGGCGCTCACGGCGGAAGTCGTGGCCGAGGAGCGGCGGCGGCGGGCGAACGCGGCCATGACCGTGGCGGTGCGGGTCACCACGTTGGTCGCGCCGGGGCTGACGGCGTTGCTGGCGCTGGTCGTGGACACCCCGGTGTTGGTCGTCGGGACGGCGGTGCTGTGGTGGGTCGCGGCGCTCGTGCCGCCTTCGGGCGCGGCCGTCGTCCCCGTTGTCCGGCGGCGGTTCGCCGCGGAGTTCGTGGACGGACTGCGCGAGGCGCGGCGGCACCCGTGGTTCGTGGCGGGGTTGGGCGCGTTGACCGCGGTGATCGCCACGGGCTACTCGGCGACCGGCGTGGTGCTGCCACTGGTGAGCCGTGACCGTTACGGCACGGGGGCCGTGCTCGCCGCCGCCACGACCGCGTACGCGGTGGGCGCGTTGGGTGGTGCGGTCGTCGCCGCACGGCGGCGTTCCCGGGCGCAGGGCTGGACCGCGTTGGCGGGGTTGGCGTGCTACGGGTTCGTGCCGTTGGCGTTGTTGCTGCCGGTGCACGCGGTGGTCGTCGTGGCCGCGTACGCGGTGGCGGGCGCGGGGATCGAGCTGTTCAACGTGCCGTGGTTCACCGCGACGCAACGCGAGGTCGAACCCGCGAAGCTGGCGCGGGTGTCCTCTTTGGACTTCCTGCTGTCCTACGGCCTGGCGCCGGTCGGCCTGGCGTTGATCGCGCCCGCGGTCGCCGGGTTCGGCGCCGACGTGGTCCTCGCGGTGTGCGCGGTGGTCTGCTTCGCCGCGCCCGCCGCGGCCGCGTTCGTGCCGTCCTCGAAGGACTTCCGCTGA
- the bla gene encoding class A beta-lactamase — MTPPLRTVSRRAFLGAAALLPLAGCAQETTSQPTPTTTGTPGPGPGPSAVAHDHLIGLERRFDARLGVYAVNTGTGAAVEHRADERFAFCSTFKGLAAAAVLHRNPLSHLDTVVRYTEGDLMASSFITRQHVATGMTIRQVCDAAVRHSDGTAGNLLLRDLGGPAGLTAYARALGDTVTRSDRFEPNLTTAVPDDPRDTTSPRAIGEDYREIVLGDALDADKRAFLRDLLERNATKAGALRVRAGVPQGWTVADKTGTGDHGTVNDIAVVWPPDAAPLVVSIMSSKAGADAAYDQALLAEAAAYVVDVVT, encoded by the coding sequence GTGACACCGCCGCTCCGCACCGTCAGCCGCCGCGCGTTCCTGGGCGCGGCGGCGCTGCTCCCACTGGCCGGCTGCGCCCAGGAGACGACGTCGCAGCCCACCCCCACCACGACCGGTACGCCCGGTCCCGGTCCCGGTCCGTCCGCCGTCGCCCACGATCACCTGATCGGGCTGGAGCGGCGGTTCGACGCACGGCTCGGCGTGTACGCCGTGAACACCGGCACCGGGGCCGCGGTCGAGCACCGGGCCGACGAGCGGTTCGCGTTCTGCTCGACGTTCAAGGGGCTGGCGGCGGCCGCGGTCCTGCACCGCAACCCCCTGTCGCACCTGGACACCGTCGTGCGTTACACCGAGGGCGACCTGATGGCCAGCTCGTTCATCACCCGGCAGCACGTGGCCACGGGCATGACCATCCGCCAGGTGTGCGACGCGGCGGTGCGCCACAGCGACGGCACGGCGGGCAACCTGCTGCTGCGCGACCTCGGCGGCCCGGCCGGGCTGACCGCGTACGCGCGGGCGCTCGGCGACACCGTCACCCGCTCCGACCGGTTCGAGCCGAACCTCACCACGGCCGTGCCCGACGACCCCCGCGACACGACCTCCCCGCGCGCCATCGGCGAGGACTACCGCGAGATCGTGCTCGGCGACGCCTTGGACGCCGACAAGCGCGCCTTCCTGCGCGACCTGCTCGAGCGCAACGCCACGAAGGCCGGTGCCCTGCGCGTGCGGGCCGGTGTGCCGCAGGGGTGGACGGTGGCCGACAAGACCGGCACCGGTGACCACGGCACGGTCAACGACATCGCCGTGGTCTGGCCGCCCGACGCCGCGCCGCTGGTGGTGTCGATCATGTCCAGCAAGGCCGGCGCGGACGCCGCGTACGACCAGGCCCTGCTCGCCGAGGCCGCCGCCTACGTCGTGGACGTGGTGACGTGA
- a CDS encoding glycogen debranching N-terminal domain-containing protein, translated as MTEGGWAYDGEPVTLSPDTVMLVHGTSFCVCGSDGNVDGAAAQGVFFQDTRIVSEWRLRLDGGPVEHITTLTRDPFRMTFVGRGRSRAHDAESTLLVRRERYVGAGMREDITLRNFGRETVTHVVTVHVDADFADLFEVKEGRVRERGRRECDVEPEELRLSRRLDGRSRGVRVRADGADYSPATLTFRAVVPARGEWSTSVTAQPVVDGLTTETMFPPGRPIDESVPVLRARRWREAVPVLRYTGRPSLAVTLQRSRQDLGALRIFDPDRPSDTAVAAGAPWFMTLFGRDSILASLMALPIDPALALGTARTLAHHQGTRVEPDSEEEPGRILHEMRFGADASLALGGRNVYYGTADATPLFVMLLGELSRWGIDRDQVERLLPHVDRALAWIEHHGDRDGDGFVEYRRATERGLVNQGWKDSWDGVNFADGRIPRGPIALCEVQGYVYNAYLARACLCEDFGDLDGARRWRERAAGFKQRFNERFWLPDLGYYAIALDGDKQPVDALSSNIGHCLWSGIVDEDKAERVAEALVSPEMFTGWGVRTLASGMGAYNPMSYHNGSVWPHDNAIIVHGLMRYGFVEHARRVATAVMDAADAFGGRLPELLCGFDRAEYPDPIPYPTSCSPQAWASATPVHLLRVLLRVEPYAPRRKVWLSPVLPESWEPLALDGIPMLGARVGLEVNGPDVRVTGLPDDVELVREAVGVHPGLDRGRGR; from the coding sequence ATGACCGAGGGTGGTTGGGCTTACGACGGTGAGCCCGTCACGCTGTCACCCGACACCGTGATGCTCGTGCACGGCACTTCGTTCTGCGTGTGCGGCAGTGACGGCAACGTGGACGGCGCCGCCGCGCAGGGGGTGTTCTTCCAGGACACCCGGATCGTGTCCGAGTGGCGGCTCCGGCTGGACGGCGGGCCCGTCGAGCACATCACCACCCTGACCCGCGACCCGTTCCGGATGACGTTCGTCGGACGCGGCCGGTCCCGCGCGCACGACGCCGAGAGCACCTTGCTCGTGCGCCGCGAGCGGTACGTCGGCGCGGGCATGCGCGAGGACATCACGCTGCGCAACTTCGGCCGGGAGACCGTGACGCACGTCGTCACCGTGCACGTGGACGCCGACTTCGCCGACCTGTTCGAGGTCAAGGAGGGCCGGGTCCGCGAACGGGGGCGGCGCGAGTGCGACGTGGAGCCGGAGGAGCTGCGGTTGAGCCGGCGGCTGGACGGCCGGAGCCGGGGCGTGCGGGTGCGGGCCGACGGCGCCGACTACTCGCCGGCCACGCTCACGTTCCGCGCGGTCGTGCCGGCCCGGGGCGAGTGGTCGACGTCCGTGACCGCGCAACCCGTCGTGGACGGCCTGACGACCGAGACGATGTTCCCGCCGGGACGCCCGATCGACGAGTCCGTGCCCGTCCTGCGGGCGCGGCGGTGGCGGGAGGCCGTGCCCGTCCTGAGGTACACGGGCAGGCCGTCGTTGGCCGTGACGCTCCAGCGCAGCAGGCAGGACCTGGGTGCGCTGCGGATCTTCGACCCCGACCGCCCCTCGGACACCGCGGTCGCCGCCGGCGCGCCGTGGTTCATGACGCTGTTCGGCCGCGACTCGATCCTCGCTTCCCTGATGGCGCTGCCGATCGATCCCGCGCTGGCGCTGGGGACGGCCCGCACCCTGGCCCACCACCAGGGCACGCGGGTCGAGCCCGACAGCGAGGAGGAGCCGGGGCGCATCCTGCACGAGATGCGGTTCGGCGCGGACGCGTCGCTGGCGCTGGGCGGCCGCAACGTCTACTACGGCACCGCCGACGCCACGCCGCTGTTCGTGATGCTGCTGGGCGAGCTGTCCCGGTGGGGCATCGACCGCGACCAGGTCGAGCGGCTGCTCCCGCACGTCGACCGCGCGTTGGCGTGGATCGAGCACCACGGCGACCGGGACGGCGACGGGTTCGTCGAGTACCGGCGGGCGACCGAGCGCGGGCTGGTCAACCAGGGGTGGAAGGACTCCTGGGACGGGGTGAACTTCGCCGACGGGCGGATACCGCGCGGCCCGATCGCGCTGTGCGAGGTACAGGGCTACGTCTACAACGCCTACCTGGCGCGGGCGTGCCTGTGCGAGGACTTCGGAGACCTCGACGGCGCGCGGCGCTGGCGCGAGCGCGCGGCCGGGTTCAAGCAGCGGTTCAACGAGCGGTTCTGGCTGCCCGACCTCGGCTACTACGCGATCGCCCTGGACGGCGACAAGCAACCGGTGGACGCGCTCAGCTCCAACATCGGGCACTGCCTGTGGAGCGGCATCGTGGACGAGGACAAGGCCGAGCGGGTCGCGGAGGCGTTGGTGTCACCGGAGATGTTCACCGGGTGGGGCGTGCGGACCCTCGCGTCCGGGATGGGCGCGTACAACCCGATGAGCTACCACAACGGGTCGGTGTGGCCGCACGACAACGCCATCATCGTCCACGGGCTGATGCGGTACGGGTTCGTGGAGCACGCGCGGCGGGTGGCGACCGCCGTCATGGACGCGGCCGACGCGTTCGGCGGCCGGCTGCCCGAGCTGCTGTGCGGCTTCGACCGGGCCGAGTACCCCGATCCGATCCCCTACCCGACGTCGTGCTCGCCGCAGGCGTGGGCGTCGGCGACCCCCGTGCACCTGCTGCGCGTGCTGCTGCGGGTGGAGCCGTACGCGCCGCGCCGCAAGGTGTGGCTCTCGCCCGTGCTGCCCGAGTCGTGGGAGCCGCTGGCCCTCGACGGCATCCCGATGCTGGGCGCGCGGGTCGGACTGGAGGTCAACGGCCCCGACGTGCGGGTGACCGGGCTGCCCGACGACGTGGAGCTGGTGCGCGAGGCGGTGGGCGTGCACCC
- a CDS encoding LysR family transcriptional regulator, with protein sequence MDVVEACKAFVAVSGHGSFTVGAAAARIPQSVASRRVAALERHFGARLFTRTSRAVALTPFGREMLPSARRLVDLAEALEHDARRAKLRPFRLAVPEVCAPRPLARLVADARRHDLDLDPRPAGPADRVELVRTLDVRAALVAVPPDDGVWRVPLGLAGHADPGAASAVHVETLRAGRAERTARRRRIRLQPEDDVPHVRDRLTRLRDAVGLQPSQVVVAPSLVAAAADVLGSADLLLCSPGQAVDLGLHWRPIGELDLARGYDVTAGLREDAERIRDLPAAAIGRCLDGGEGRP encoded by the coding sequence GTGGACGTGGTGGAGGCGTGCAAGGCGTTCGTGGCGGTCAGCGGGCACGGCAGCTTCACGGTCGGCGCGGCCGCGGCGCGGATACCGCAGTCCGTGGCCAGCCGGCGTGTCGCGGCCCTGGAGCGGCACTTCGGGGCCCGGTTGTTCACCCGTACCTCGCGGGCCGTGGCGCTGACGCCGTTCGGCCGGGAGATGCTGCCGTCGGCGCGACGACTGGTCGACCTCGCCGAGGCCCTGGAGCACGACGCCCGGCGCGCGAAGCTGCGCCCGTTCCGGCTGGCCGTGCCGGAGGTCTGCGCGCCGCGTCCGCTGGCCCGGCTCGTGGCCGACGCCCGCCGCCACGACCTGGACCTGGACCCGCGCCCGGCCGGACCGGCCGACCGGGTCGAGCTGGTGCGGACCCTGGACGTGCGGGCCGCGCTGGTCGCCGTGCCGCCCGACGACGGCGTGTGGCGGGTGCCGCTCGGCCTCGCCGGGCACGCGGACCCGGGCGCGGCCTCGGCCGTCCACGTGGAGACGCTGCGCGCCGGCCGCGCCGAGCGGACCGCCCGCCGTCGCCGCATCCGCCTCCAGCCGGAGGACGACGTGCCGCACGTCCGCGACCGCCTCACCCGGCTGCGCGACGCCGTCGGCCTGCAACCCTCCCAGGTCGTGGTGGCGCCGTCGCTGGTCGCCGCCGCGGCCGACGTGCTCGGCTCGGCCGACCTGCTGCTGTGCTCGCCGGGCCAGGCCGTCGACCTGGGACTGCACTGGCGGCCGATCGGCGAGCTGGACCTGGCCCGCGGCTACGACGTCACGGCCGGGCTGCGCGAGGACGCCGAGCGGATCCGCGACCTCCCGGCCGCCGCGATCGGGCGCTGCCTCGACGGCGGGGAGGGCCGGCCGTGA
- a CDS encoding ATP-grasp domain-containing protein, whose product MTIVLLEALTFGLGRLADAAEDAGHDLCLLTCDRSIYTHELTTLGPDRVRVVDLDTTDVRACEAALRAMPNVAGLISSTDTWAVPGAELARRLGLPGPSVDAVRVLRDKGAVRALLYQHGLSRSGPVDPRSADAFPLVVKDSAGTSSRGVWLVRTRAELDAALREAERTPLKGHLIAEPYFTGPLYSAETVTWAGRTRLLGVLSRQLSPEPVRREEAAAFPVAFPAADLAELGRWIERVLAVAGHDRGFAHTEFVLTADGPEVVEVNARIGGALVGEALCRSLGTNVYDAMVSMALAAEPALLTEPLKPGVGVAFVLAYPRRAGVLRGWSGVDRLRGLPGSPEWYPTASPGDLVEHLTDQRSCTGIVLAEGPTAELALHRALAAAGGITPVTT is encoded by the coding sequence GTGACCATCGTGCTGCTGGAAGCCCTCACGTTCGGCCTCGGCCGGCTCGCCGACGCGGCCGAGGACGCGGGCCACGACCTGTGCCTGCTCACCTGCGACCGGTCGATCTACACCCACGAGCTGACCACCCTCGGCCCGGACCGCGTGCGGGTGGTCGACCTCGACACCACCGACGTCCGGGCGTGCGAGGCCGCCCTGCGCGCGATGCCGAACGTGGCCGGGCTGATCAGCTCCACGGACACGTGGGCCGTCCCCGGCGCGGAGCTGGCCCGGCGACTGGGTCTGCCCGGCCCGTCGGTGGACGCGGTGCGCGTGCTGCGCGACAAGGGCGCGGTCCGGGCGCTGCTGTACCAGCACGGACTGAGCCGCAGCGGGCCGGTCGACCCGAGGTCGGCCGACGCGTTCCCGTTGGTGGTCAAGGACTCCGCGGGCACGTCGTCGCGCGGTGTGTGGCTGGTCCGCACCCGGGCCGAGTTGGACGCCGCGCTGCGGGAAGCCGAACGCACGCCGCTCAAGGGCCACCTGATCGCCGAACCGTACTTCACCGGGCCGCTCTACAGCGCCGAGACCGTCACGTGGGCCGGCCGCACGCGGCTGCTGGGGGTGCTCAGCCGCCAGCTCTCCCCCGAACCCGTGCGGCGGGAGGAGGCGGCCGCGTTCCCCGTCGCGTTCCCCGCCGCCGACCTCGCCGAGCTGGGGCGTTGGATCGAGCGGGTGCTGGCCGTCGCCGGGCACGACCGGGGGTTCGCGCACACCGAGTTCGTGCTGACCGCCGACGGCCCGGAGGTGGTCGAGGTCAACGCGCGCATCGGCGGCGCGCTCGTCGGCGAAGCGCTGTGCCGGTCCCTGGGCACCAACGTCTACGACGCGATGGTGTCGATGGCGTTGGCGGCGGAACCGGCGCTGCTGACCGAGCCGCTGAAACCCGGCGTCGGGGTGGCGTTCGTGCTGGCCTACCCGCGACGAGCCGGTGTCCTGCGCGGGTGGTCCGGGGTGGACCGGTTGCGCGGGCTGCCCGGCTCTCCCGAGTGGTACCCGACCGCGAGCCCCGGCGACCTGGTCGAGCACCTGACCGACCAGCGGTCGTGCACGGGCATCGTGCTCGCCGAAGGACCCACCGCCGAACTCGCCCTGCACCGCGCGCTCGCCGCCGCCGGTGGCATCACGCCGGTGACCACGTGA
- a CDS encoding glucose 1-dehydrogenase codes for MRALTLDPRTANSLRVTELPEPRPAPGELLVEGLAVGVCGTDKEIARAEYGEPPPGRHRLVLGHESLGRVMTAPAGSGFEPGDLVVGVVRRPDPEPCGACAHGEFDNCRNGGYTERGIKQLDGYAAERWCVEADYAVPLDPRLTDVGVLMEPTSVVAKAWEQVRRVGERAWYEPERALVTGAGPIGLLAAMIGVQQGLDVHVLDVVEDGPKPGLVRRLGATYHHGDVDEVSSRVRPDVVIEATGVGSLVVSALRNTAPFGVVCLTGLSSGGRAVEVDVAGANRSMVLENDVVVGSVNANLRHYHQAADALARADPDWPAGLISRRVPLDRFAEAFTARPDDVKVVITL; via the coding sequence ATGCGCGCGCTCACGCTCGACCCCAGGACCGCGAACTCGTTGCGGGTGACCGAGTTGCCCGAGCCCCGACCCGCACCCGGTGAGCTGCTCGTCGAAGGGCTGGCGGTGGGCGTGTGCGGCACCGACAAGGAGATCGCCCGCGCCGAGTACGGCGAGCCGCCGCCGGGGCGGCACCGGCTGGTGCTGGGCCACGAATCGCTCGGCCGGGTGATGACGGCGCCCGCCGGGAGCGGGTTCGAGCCCGGCGACCTCGTGGTGGGCGTCGTGCGGCGTCCCGACCCGGAGCCCTGTGGCGCGTGCGCGCACGGCGAGTTCGACAACTGCCGCAACGGCGGCTACACCGAGCGCGGCATCAAGCAGCTCGACGGGTACGCGGCCGAGCGCTGGTGCGTCGAGGCCGACTACGCGGTGCCGCTGGACCCCCGGCTGACCGATGTCGGCGTGCTCATGGAGCCGACGTCGGTGGTCGCGAAGGCGTGGGAGCAGGTCCGTCGCGTGGGGGAGAGGGCCTGGTACGAGCCGGAGCGCGCCCTGGTGACGGGAGCGGGTCCGATCGGGCTGTTGGCGGCGATGATCGGCGTCCAACAGGGACTGGACGTGCACGTGCTCGACGTGGTCGAGGACGGTCCGAAGCCGGGACTGGTGCGGCGGTTGGGCGCGACCTACCACCACGGTGACGTGGACGAGGTGTCCTCCCGGGTGCGGCCGGACGTGGTGATCGAGGCGACCGGCGTGGGCAGCCTGGTCGTCTCCGCCCTGCGCAACACCGCGCCGTTCGGGGTGGTGTGCCTGACCGGCCTCTCGTCGGGTGGCCGCGCGGTCGAGGTGGACGTCGCCGGCGCGAACCGGTCGATGGTGCTGGAGAACGACGTGGTGGTCGGCTCGGTCAACGCGAACCTGCGCCACTACCACCAGGCCGCCGACGCGCTGGCGAGGGCCGACCCGGACTGGCCGGCCGGCCTGATCAGCCGCCGCGTCCCGCTGGACCGGTTCGCCGAGGCCTTCACCGCGCGGCCCGACGACGTCAAGGTCGTCATCACGCTGTGA